Proteins encoded in a region of the Anaerohalosphaeraceae bacterium genome:
- a CDS encoding DMT family protein → MKTILLLTISNIFMTFAWYGHLKFKDKPIVIVILCSWLIAFLEYCFQVPANRIGHGIFTAAQLKTIQEVITLLIFCGFSILYLKEPLKWNYLVGFALIIAAVFFIFKKW, encoded by the coding sequence ATGAAAACGATACTCCTTCTGACGATTTCGAATATCTTTATGACGTTCGCCTGGTACGGCCACCTGAAATTCAAGGACAAACCGATTGTGATTGTGATTCTGTGCAGCTGGCTGATTGCCTTTCTCGAATACTGCTTTCAGGTGCCGGCCAACCGTATCGGGCACGGCATCTTCACCGCCGCCCAGTTAAAAACCATTCAGGAAGTCATCACTCTGCTGATATTCTGCGGGTTTTCCATTCTATATCTGAAGGAGCCGCTGAAGTGGAATTATCTTGTCGGATTTGCTCTGATTATCGCCGCTGTGTTTTTTATCTTCAAAAAATGGTAA
- the rny gene encoding ribonuclease Y: MEVLMAINTASWIVGILLGGIIGLAVSILVGFSISKIRLKEAEKDIQGRLETARREAETILKEARLDAASEFIRKREEFTNEVAAKEAQIQKQELQLEKMKDALERQQEQIEQRDRQLKNLEKDLQRKIESVDNKNRELSSLLVQQKNQLLKISGMTVEEAKNLLLQELEEECEKEMSELISRKVAQAEEQAEEKAKEIINLAIQRYAAEQTCEVSVSMVDIPNDEMKGRIIGREGRNIRAFEKATGVDVIVDDTPGVIVVSGFNPIRREVARLSMERLIQDGRIHPTRIEEIVAQTKKDVHQRVIQLGKEAAEEVDVRGLNNKIIGMLGALHYRTSYGQNVLRHSVEVAFLAQVMADELGLDGSLAKRTGLLHDIGKAMDREIEGGHPSIGANYLRRFKESPIVLNAVEAHHGDIPADNPYTPLIAAADAISASRPGARREILERYIKRLEKLEEIARSFEGVEGCYAIQAGREVRVIVNAEKVSDDAAMKTARDIAKKIEEEMTYPGEIKVTLLREVRCIEYAR; encoded by the coding sequence ATGGAAGTGTTGATGGCCATTAACACAGCGTCATGGATTGTTGGCATTCTGCTGGGGGGGATAATTGGTCTTGCAGTTTCCATTCTTGTTGGTTTTTCCATATCAAAAATCCGCCTTAAAGAGGCAGAAAAAGACATTCAAGGTCGTCTTGAAACAGCCCGGCGTGAAGCCGAGACGATTCTGAAAGAAGCCCGTCTGGATGCTGCCAGTGAGTTTATCCGAAAGCGCGAAGAGTTTACCAATGAAGTGGCGGCCAAAGAGGCTCAAATCCAGAAGCAGGAACTTCAGCTGGAAAAGATGAAGGATGCTCTGGAGCGGCAGCAGGAACAGATTGAGCAGCGCGACAGGCAGTTAAAGAACCTCGAAAAAGACCTGCAGCGGAAGATTGAGAGTGTGGACAATAAAAACCGGGAATTGTCTTCTTTGCTTGTTCAGCAGAAAAATCAGCTGCTGAAAATTTCCGGAATGACGGTGGAAGAGGCCAAAAATCTGCTGCTTCAGGAGCTCGAGGAGGAATGTGAAAAGGAGATGAGCGAGCTGATCAGCCGGAAAGTGGCTCAGGCGGAGGAGCAGGCCGAAGAAAAGGCCAAAGAGATTATCAATCTGGCGATTCAGCGGTATGCCGCCGAGCAGACCTGTGAGGTGAGCGTTTCGATGGTGGATATCCCGAATGATGAGATGAAGGGCCGGATTATCGGACGGGAAGGACGGAATATCCGGGCGTTCGAGAAGGCCACCGGCGTAGATGTGATTGTGGATGATACGCCGGGCGTGATTGTGGTCAGCGGGTTTAATCCGATTCGCCGCGAGGTCGCCCGGCTGAGTATGGAGCGGCTGATTCAGGACGGGCGGATTCATCCGACGCGGATTGAAGAGATTGTAGCACAGACGAAAAAGGATGTGCACCAGAGGGTCATTCAGCTGGGGAAAGAAGCAGCCGAAGAGGTGGATGTCCGCGGGCTGAACAACAAGATTATCGGGATGCTCGGGGCGCTGCACTACCGCACCAGTTACGGGCAGAATGTGCTGCGGCACAGCGTCGAGGTGGCTTTCCTGGCGCAGGTGATGGCGGATGAACTGGGGCTGGACGGTTCACTGGCCAAGCGGACGGGTCTGCTGCACGATATCGGCAAGGCGATGGACCGGGAGATTGAAGGCGGGCATCCGTCGATTGGAGCCAACTATCTGCGTCGGTTCAAGGAGTCTCCGATTGTGCTGAATGCCGTCGAGGCGCACCACGGGGATATACCGGCCGACAATCCCTATACGCCGCTGATTGCGGCGGCGGATGCCATCAGTGCCTCCCGGCCCGGTGCCCGTCGGGAAATCCTCGAGCGGTATATCAAACGGCTGGAGAAGCTGGAGGAAATCGCCCGCAGCTTTGAGGGGGTGGAAGGATGTTATGCGATTCAGGCGGGCCGTGAAGTGCGTGTGATTGTCAATGCGGAGAAGGTTAGCGATGATGCGGCAATGAAGACAGCACGGGACATCGCCAAGAAGATTGAGGAAGAGATGACCTATCCGGGGGAGATTAAAGTGACGCTGCTGCGGGAGGTTCGGTGCATTGAGTACGCTCGATAG
- a CDS encoding helix-turn-helix domain-containing protein, with translation MKKKDVLTTGEVAKLCNVAPRTVTKWFDSGQLKGYRIPGSRDRRIPTSELIRFMKAHNMPTDALEKGQMKVLIIDSCPEKSRQFAETLQMKGSFEAICAHNSFDAGLLAEKFKPQVILVNLMSNAVNPQQLCTYVRQHQDLQYTKIIAVASGLNENETAALKKKGFDAVLTNPTDVDQAVKLIQDCCSVLH, from the coding sequence ATGAAGAAAAAAGATGTTCTGACCACCGGAGAGGTAGCCAAACTGTGCAACGTGGCCCCTCGCACCGTCACAAAATGGTTTGATTCCGGACAATTAAAAGGATATCGGATCCCCGGCTCCCGTGACCGTCGTATCCCAACCAGTGAGCTTATCCGCTTTATGAAAGCCCACAATATGCCGACGGACGCCCTCGAAAAGGGGCAAATGAAGGTCCTGATTATCGACTCCTGCCCAGAAAAAAGCCGTCAATTTGCCGAGACGCTCCAAATGAAAGGCAGTTTTGAGGCGATTTGTGCGCACAACAGTTTCGATGCAGGCCTTTTAGCCGAGAAGTTCAAGCCTCAGGTCATCCTCGTCAATCTGATGTCCAACGCCGTCAACCCCCAGCAGCTCTGCACGTATGTCCGCCAGCATCAGGACCTGCAGTACACCAAAATCATCGCCGTCGCTTCCGGGCTGAACGAAAACGAAACTGCCGCTCTCAAGAAAAAAGGATTCGATGCCGTTCTCACCAACCCGACGGATGTGGACCAGGCCGTCAAACTGATTCAGGACTGCTGCTCTGTCCTGCACTGA
- a CDS encoding alpha/beta hydrolase, whose protein sequence is MLHRIQKRTNGSPLPVLEPLEQVNPDCYSESAKAYFAYYGLDCGPEIEHFFGSFVSGPYELAAHIYRPARYEAAVVLLHGYLNHSGQKRHLLSALLKNHFAVALFDWPGHGLSSGPPASINHFEEYTIALADFLQKVLACLHGPYFAVGFSMGAAVLTDALLTGAVPSLQRVILAAPLLRWAAYNLSKPLWKAACCFTDRIPRIQRKNSSDPEYLSFNRSRDFLHARVVSLQWVKALYKWNDKLQSLPPSDREILILQPQEDKTVDWPYNLKILQKKFPAAHLQMLPGARHELFNEASPYRQASIRAVLDYFSGNEPFLFSPKTGKNRNPEQSKI, encoded by the coding sequence ATGCTGCATCGAATTCAAAAAAGAACGAACGGCAGCCCGCTGCCTGTCCTCGAACCGCTCGAACAGGTTAATCCCGACTGTTATTCGGAATCGGCCAAAGCTTATTTTGCCTATTACGGCCTCGACTGCGGCCCAGAAATTGAGCATTTCTTTGGTTCCTTTGTGTCAGGCCCCTATGAGCTGGCCGCCCACATCTACCGGCCCGCCCGTTATGAAGCCGCTGTGGTTCTACTCCACGGCTATCTCAATCACAGCGGCCAGAAGCGGCATCTGCTCTCCGCTCTGCTCAAGAATCACTTTGCCGTCGCCCTCTTTGACTGGCCGGGACACGGCCTTTCCTCCGGCCCGCCCGCTTCTATCAACCATTTCGAGGAGTACACGATCGCCCTGGCCGACTTCCTCCAAAAGGTCCTCGCCTGCCTGCACGGCCCCTACTTTGCCGTCGGCTTCAGCATGGGGGCTGCCGTTCTCACCGATGCCCTCCTGACCGGTGCGGTTCCATCCCTTCAGCGAGTCATCCTGGCCGCTCCCCTTCTCCGCTGGGCCGCCTACAACCTCTCCAAACCCCTCTGGAAAGCTGCCTGCTGCTTTACAGACCGCATCCCCCGTATCCAGCGGAAGAACTCCTCCGACCCCGAATACCTGTCTTTCAATCGAAGCCGGGATTTCCTCCACGCCCGAGTCGTCTCCCTGCAATGGGTCAAAGCCCTTTACAAGTGGAATGACAAGCTTCAAAGCCTTCCGCCTTCCGATCGGGAAATCCTTATCCTTCAGCCGCAAGAGGATAAAACGGTGGACTGGCCGTACAACCTGAAAATTCTCCAAAAGAAATTTCCCGCCGCCCATCTCCAAATGCTCCCCGGAGCCCGCCACGAACTGTTCAATGAGGCAAGCCCTTATCGTCAGGCGTCCATCCGGGCCGTTCTCGATTATTTTTCAGGAAATGAACCGTTTCTTTTTTCCCCAAAAACCGGTAAAAATAGGAATCCAGAACAATCAAAAATCTGA
- a CDS encoding TIGR00282 family metallophosphoesterase, translated as MRLAESERTVKIKVLCIGDIVGRPGRRILSSQLPLLVRQHQVDAVIANAENAAGGSGLTPQIYEKLGRYRVHLITLGDHCYRKKEILPILESGGNIVRPANLSPAAAGKDFAVYQTSKGVCVGVVTLMGRIFMKPADCPYAKIDSILPRLSQQAEVIFVEMHAEATSEKAAMAYYLDGKVSCVFGTHTHVVTADERILPGGTAFITDIGMTGAHDSVLGRKSECVIRAFRTQMPYPFELAAGDVRMSAILVTVDSHTRRAESIERIQVREETTDEMIYDSDDGKPDSANGFMS; from the coding sequence GTGCGGCTTGCGGAAAGTGAGCGGACTGTGAAGATTAAAGTGCTTTGTATCGGGGATATTGTAGGCCGTCCGGGCCGGCGGATTCTATCTTCTCAGCTTCCGCTGCTGGTGCGGCAGCATCAGGTTGATGCGGTAATAGCCAATGCGGAGAATGCGGCGGGCGGTTCAGGGCTGACTCCGCAGATTTATGAGAAGCTGGGCCGCTATAGGGTGCACCTGATTACGCTGGGCGACCACTGCTATCGGAAGAAAGAGATTTTGCCGATTCTCGAAAGCGGAGGCAATATTGTCCGTCCGGCCAATCTTTCGCCGGCCGCGGCGGGAAAAGACTTTGCCGTCTATCAGACCTCCAAGGGGGTCTGCGTCGGTGTGGTGACGCTGATGGGGCGGATTTTTATGAAACCCGCGGACTGCCCCTATGCCAAAATCGATTCGATTCTGCCCCGGCTGTCGCAGCAGGCGGAGGTGATTTTTGTGGAAATGCATGCGGAGGCCACCAGCGAAAAGGCGGCGATGGCGTATTATCTGGACGGCAAGGTCAGCTGCGTGTTCGGGACGCATACGCATGTGGTGACGGCGGATGAGCGGATTTTGCCGGGCGGAACGGCGTTTATTACCGATATCGGGATGACGGGGGCGCACGATTCGGTTTTGGGCCGCAAGAGCGAGTGTGTCATTCGGGCGTTTCGCACGCAGATGCCGTATCCGTTTGAACTGGCCGCCGGCGATGTGCGGATGAGCGCCATTCTGGTGACGGTGGACAGCCATACCCGCCGGGCGGAGTCGATCGAGCGGATTCAGGTTCGGGAAGAGACGACTGACGAGATGATTTACGACAGCGATGACGGTAAACCGGATTCGGCAAACGGTTTTATGAGTTAA
- a CDS encoding acyl-[ACP]--phospholipid O-acyltransferase, with protein sequence MKPKEINISVQVSGNHLSRSFLWHNATQFLGALNDNLYRWLMVLFLIGLFGQEKAAQIGAWAAGIFVIPFLLFTPYAGILADRFSKRDIIVLAKIAELVIMALGLLMFLFKSAPGLYFVLFLMCTQSAFFGPSKYGIIPELVRPDQLSKANGFLEGMTYLAIVLGSAAAPILILTTNRNYPLADAACILAAAVGVFTSLQIEKTPAGGQSVQASILFFKDIWRTLKAIRSETALLVAMAAAAYFLFLGAFAQINLIPYGLEICKASEELSALLFVVASLAIGLGSYLSGKLSGRSIELGIVPIGGLMMAAAAIALGLVNPNSHSPQDAKEMFALNPGIFSLTFLFGVGAGLFIIPIHAFIQMKAPAAIRGQVLAASNFLSWVGVLLASVLVNLCTTFLKISPSWMFLLFGLLTAVLAVGAVIRLPYPLLRFLAAVLTRLLYRLRVFGAEHIPASGPALLVSNHVSWADAVILMASLPRPVRFLMDKSLYQNKGLHWLFRLVKAIPVSPSDSPKSIFESIEQARRALQSGELVCVFPEGGITRTGQMNRFRPGFEKIAEGLDIPVIPAYLGGIWGSVLSHYHGRLLSAWPKRLPYPVQVHFGEPLPPDTSAEEARQAIAELSCNYFESRKPHRISLGETFVRSARKHFRRPFISDISGKRLTWGKTLIAAVLLRDYLKDRTADQPNIGIFLPPSVGAVCANLAVALLNKTAVNLSYAVSPSDRQFMIEQTGLKTILTSRLFLEKINVSPTALPGALFLEDLLTQFTPAQKRLAALKALFCPRRRLACAETFDADQTAVILFSSGSSGKPKGILLSHHNILSNLEGALMIFRVYPGDKLCAVLPLFHSFGLTCTLWLPILAGVPVCFVPNPLDAKAVGQTVRSENATLLFATPTFLLNYLKRCEPDDFKTLRFIIAGAEKLKIELIDEFEKKFGIRPREGYGTTECSPLIAINVPDVEVAGARQIGTKDGTAGHPLPGIAVKILHPETGRPVPVGQPGLLWVKGPNVMKGYLNLPEKTAQVLQDGWYNTGDIVTLDRDGFITITDRLSRFSKIGGEMVSHLTIEETCIKLLHLNEPLVAVTSLPDEKKGEQIVLLYVKDKVNPEDLYEKLAESDLPKLYLPKRENLIGLDEIPRLGSGKTDILRLRQLAREFKEKQSAGPDPSFG encoded by the coding sequence ATGAAACCGAAGGAAATAAACATCTCAGTCCAAGTCAGCGGCAATCATCTCAGCCGGTCGTTTCTGTGGCACAACGCCACCCAGTTTCTGGGAGCCCTGAATGACAACCTTTACCGCTGGCTGATGGTCCTGTTTCTGATTGGACTGTTCGGTCAGGAGAAAGCCGCTCAAATCGGCGCCTGGGCCGCCGGAATTTTTGTCATTCCGTTTCTTTTGTTTACGCCCTATGCCGGCATTCTGGCCGACCGCTTCAGCAAACGGGACATCATCGTCCTGGCCAAAATCGCCGAGCTGGTCATTATGGCACTCGGGCTGCTGATGTTCCTGTTCAAAAGTGCTCCAGGACTCTACTTTGTCCTGTTCCTGATGTGCACCCAAAGCGCCTTCTTCGGTCCCTCCAAATACGGCATCATTCCCGAGTTGGTTCGCCCTGACCAGCTGTCCAAGGCGAACGGGTTTCTCGAAGGTATGACCTACCTGGCTATCGTGCTCGGCAGCGCCGCCGCTCCAATCCTCATCCTGACTACAAACCGCAATTACCCGCTGGCCGATGCAGCGTGCATCCTCGCAGCCGCTGTCGGAGTCTTCACCAGTCTTCAAATCGAAAAAACCCCTGCCGGCGGACAATCCGTTCAGGCCTCTATCCTGTTCTTCAAAGATATTTGGCGAACCCTGAAAGCCATCCGCTCCGAAACCGCCCTGCTGGTCGCCATGGCCGCAGCGGCTTATTTTCTCTTTCTGGGGGCTTTTGCCCAAATCAATCTAATCCCCTATGGTCTGGAAATCTGCAAGGCCAGCGAAGAACTCAGCGCCCTGCTGTTTGTGGTGGCTTCCCTGGCTATCGGGCTGGGCTCCTATTTGTCCGGCAAACTGTCCGGCCGCTCAATTGAACTGGGGATTGTTCCTATCGGGGGCCTGATGATGGCCGCCGCCGCCATTGCACTCGGTCTGGTCAATCCCAATTCCCACTCCCCGCAGGACGCCAAAGAAATGTTTGCCCTAAATCCCGGCATTTTCTCCCTGACCTTCCTGTTTGGAGTCGGCGCCGGTCTCTTTATTATCCCCATCCACGCTTTCATCCAGATGAAAGCCCCCGCCGCCATCCGCGGACAGGTGCTGGCCGCTTCCAATTTTCTCAGCTGGGTCGGGGTCCTGCTGGCCTCCGTTCTGGTCAATCTCTGCACGACTTTTCTGAAAATCAGTCCCAGCTGGATGTTTCTTCTGTTCGGACTCCTGACCGCGGTGCTGGCTGTCGGAGCTGTTATTCGTCTGCCCTATCCGCTCCTTCGATTTCTGGCCGCTGTTCTGACCCGACTGCTCTACCGCCTCCGTGTGTTCGGTGCCGAACACATTCCCGCCTCCGGCCCGGCACTTCTTGTTTCGAACCATGTCTCCTGGGCTGATGCCGTTATCCTGATGGCCTCCCTGCCGCGTCCTGTCCGTTTCCTGATGGACAAGTCTCTCTATCAAAACAAAGGGCTTCACTGGCTCTTTCGGCTTGTAAAGGCCATCCCTGTCAGCCCCTCCGACTCACCCAAATCCATCTTTGAATCCATCGAACAAGCCCGTCGGGCTCTGCAAAGCGGCGAGCTGGTCTGTGTCTTCCCGGAAGGCGGCATTACCCGCACCGGCCAGATGAACCGCTTTCGGCCCGGGTTTGAAAAAATCGCCGAAGGTCTGGATATTCCCGTCATTCCCGCCTACCTGGGCGGAATCTGGGGCAGCGTTCTGAGTCATTATCACGGACGGCTGCTGTCTGCCTGGCCCAAAAGACTGCCTTACCCCGTCCAGGTTCATTTTGGGGAACCCCTGCCCCCCGACACCTCTGCGGAAGAAGCCCGCCAGGCCATTGCGGAACTGTCCTGCAATTATTTTGAAAGCCGAAAACCCCACCGAATCAGTCTGGGAGAAACGTTTGTCCGCTCCGCGCGCAAACACTTCCGCCGGCCCTTTATCAGCGACATCAGCGGCAAACGGCTCACGTGGGGCAAAACCCTCATCGCCGCCGTCCTTCTGCGGGATTATCTGAAAGACCGCACAGCCGACCAGCCCAACATCGGCATCTTCCTGCCGCCCTCTGTGGGAGCCGTCTGTGCCAACCTGGCGGTCGCCCTGCTCAACAAAACCGCCGTCAACCTCTCCTATGCTGTTTCTCCGTCCGACCGGCAATTTATGATCGAGCAGACTGGTCTGAAGACCATCCTCACCAGCCGTCTGTTTCTGGAGAAGATAAACGTTTCTCCGACCGCCCTGCCCGGCGCGTTATTCCTCGAAGACCTTCTGACCCAATTCACGCCGGCACAAAAACGGCTGGCCGCCCTCAAGGCCCTGTTTTGCCCGCGCCGCCGCCTGGCCTGTGCCGAAACCTTCGACGCTGACCAGACGGCCGTCATCCTCTTTTCCTCCGGCAGCTCCGGCAAACCCAAAGGCATCCTTTTGAGCCACCATAATATCCTGTCCAACCTCGAAGGGGCCCTGATGATTTTCCGCGTTTATCCCGGCGACAAGCTCTGTGCCGTTCTGCCGCTGTTTCATTCCTTCGGCCTGACCTGCACGCTCTGGCTGCCGATTCTGGCCGGTGTGCCGGTCTGTTTTGTTCCCAATCCTCTCGACGCCAAAGCCGTCGGCCAGACCGTCCGCTCCGAAAACGCCACCCTTTTGTTCGCCACTCCTACCTTCCTTCTGAATTATCTGAAACGATGTGAACCGGACGACTTCAAAACCCTGCGGTTTATTATCGCAGGCGCCGAAAAACTCAAAATCGAACTCATCGACGAATTTGAAAAGAAATTCGGCATCCGTCCGCGTGAGGGCTACGGGACCACCGAATGCTCCCCGCTGATTGCCATCAACGTCCCCGATGTCGAAGTTGCCGGCGCCCGCCAAATCGGAACCAAAGACGGCACCGCCGGTCATCCCCTGCCCGGCATCGCCGTCAAAATCCTCCATCCGGAAACCGGCCGTCCCGTCCCCGTCGGACAGCCCGGGCTGCTCTGGGTCAAAGGCCCCAATGTGATGAAAGGATATCTGAATCTTCCCGAGAAAACCGCCCAAGTCCTTCAGGACGGCTGGTACAATACCGGAGACATCGTCACGCTTGACCGGGACGGTTTCATCACCATCACCGACCGGCTAAGCCGCTTCAGCAAAATCGGCGGAGAGATGGTGTCCCATTTGACAATTGAAGAAACCTGTATAAAACTTCTCCATCTGAATGAACCGCTGGTGGCCGTCACCAGTCTGCCCGATGAGAAAAAAGGCGAGCAAATCGTCCTGCTGTATGTGAAAGACAAAGTGAATCCCGAAGACCTTTACGAAAAACTGGCGGAAAGCGACCTGCCCAAACTTTACCTGCCCAAACGGGAAAATCTGATTGGACTGGACGAAATTCCCCGTCTGGGCTCCGGCAAGACGGATATCCTCAGACTCCGTCAACTCGCCAGAGAATTCAAAGAAAAACAGTCCGCAGGGCCAGACCCCTCCTTCGGCTGA
- a CDS encoding HYExAFE family protein, translated as MAGKNRRAVPTPVGSPNLYEAAFETWLAERRISYRAVPQGHRSVPEGPQKRFDYLLCPEGAVPILAEVKGRTFEGESLVGRRGLDGWTTQQDLQALQQWEDVFVRHYPGSRAVFVFVFCLKQPDVDTDGLEVFAKDGRRFVFLAVEAGVYRTFAVQRSPRWKTVTLKAEDFRRCALPLEVYLEKIWNE; from the coding sequence ATGGCGGGAAAGAATCGAAGAGCGGTTCCGACACCGGTGGGGTCACCGAATCTTTATGAAGCGGCTTTTGAGACCTGGCTGGCGGAGCGGAGAATCTCGTATCGGGCCGTGCCGCAGGGGCATCGGTCGGTGCCGGAAGGACCCCAGAAGCGGTTTGACTATCTGCTTTGTCCCGAGGGGGCTGTGCCGATTTTGGCGGAAGTGAAGGGGCGGACATTTGAGGGGGAGTCCCTGGTCGGACGGCGCGGGCTGGACGGATGGACGACACAGCAGGATTTACAGGCTTTGCAGCAATGGGAGGATGTGTTTGTCCGGCATTATCCGGGCTCCCGGGCGGTTTTTGTGTTTGTTTTTTGTCTGAAACAGCCGGATGTGGACACGGATGGTCTGGAGGTGTTTGCGAAGGACGGCAGACGATTTGTTTTTTTGGCTGTTGAGGCGGGTGTATATCGGACATTTGCGGTGCAGCGCAGTCCGAGATGGAAGACGGTAACCTTGAAAGCAGAGGATTTTCGGAGATGTGCGCTTCCGCTTGAAGTGTATTTGGAGAAGATTTGGAATGAATGA
- the bioB gene encoding biotin synthase BioB, with the protein MNELIQSYAEYVLSGGMLNRQQAVELVQAGRTDFEDLLYWADRIRRHVFGETVHLCSIVPGRLGGCSQDCAFCAQSVHYDTAVDKKPRLLTEEEILSAAAQAKACRVSHFGIVTSGRSIPEVELHRLERIIRRLRQEFGIRVCAALGILDEKAMQRLAAAGVERYNHNLETSERHFPNIVKTHRYEERVATIRAALKAGLKVCAGGIFGIGETLEDRIDMAMELRGLGVDMVPLNFLHPIPGTPLGTMTPLAPREILQIVALYRFLLPHTHLKVAGGRVKNLRDLQSWIFRAGCTSIISGNYLTTAGRAVEEDRQMIIDLGLQTSDCR; encoded by the coding sequence ATGAATGAGCTGATTCAGTCGTATGCGGAATATGTTCTGTCCGGCGGGATGCTGAACCGTCAGCAGGCCGTTGAACTGGTTCAGGCGGGCCGGACGGACTTCGAGGACCTGTTATATTGGGCGGACCGGATTCGGCGGCATGTTTTCGGGGAAACGGTGCATCTGTGTTCGATCGTGCCGGGGCGGCTGGGCGGGTGCAGTCAGGATTGTGCGTTTTGCGCCCAATCAGTTCATTATGATACGGCCGTGGATAAAAAGCCGCGTCTTCTGACGGAGGAAGAGATTCTCTCGGCGGCGGCGCAGGCCAAGGCCTGCCGGGTCAGTCATTTTGGAATTGTTACCAGCGGCCGTTCAATTCCTGAGGTTGAGCTCCATCGGCTGGAGAGGATTATCCGCCGGCTTCGTCAGGAGTTTGGCATTCGGGTCTGTGCGGCGCTGGGGATACTGGATGAAAAGGCAATGCAGCGGCTGGCTGCCGCGGGTGTGGAACGCTACAACCATAATTTGGAGACATCCGAGCGGCATTTCCCGAATATTGTAAAGACCCATCGGTACGAGGAGCGGGTTGCAACGATTCGGGCTGCTCTGAAGGCGGGACTGAAGGTCTGTGCGGGCGGCATTTTCGGAATCGGAGAGACCCTCGAGGACCGAATTGATATGGCGATGGAACTGCGGGGGCTGGGGGTGGATATGGTGCCGCTGAACTTTCTGCATCCGATTCCCGGGACACCGCTGGGGACGATGACGCCCTTGGCTCCCCGGGAGATCCTTCAAATTGTGGCGTTGTATCGATTTCTTCTCCCGCATACGCATTTAAAGGTGGCGGGGGGACGTGTGAAAAACTTGCGGGATTTGCAAAGCTGGATATTCCGAGCGGGCTGTACGAGCATCATCAGCGGCAACTACCTGACCACGGCGGGCCGGGCGGTCGAAGAAGACAGACAAATGATAATCGATTTAGGGCTGCAGACGTCTGATTGCCGCTGA